The Stigmatella aurantiaca genome includes the window CGAGCAGGACATACAGGCCGCGGTGCAGTGGATCGACGCGCTGAAGAGCACGCGGGCGCCCACCCAGGTCATTCGCATCGAGGAAGGGCCCGGGGTGCTGCGGGCAGGCGGGTAGGCCGGCCGGCCGGGTTGCACGGAGGGGGAGCCCTCCGTACCCTGCGGGCAACTCGACCCCCGAGGCTGCCCCGATGCCCGAAACGTCCGAGACACAGGAAGAACTCATCCTGGGCTTCTTGCTCGAAGGGGGCGAGGACTTCACCTCCGGAGAGGCGCTCTCCAGCAAGCTGGGGCTGTCGCGCACCGCCGTGTGGAAGCACGTGGAGGGCTTGCGCGGCAAGGGCTACCGCATCGAGGCCATCCCCGCGCGGGGCTACCGGCTGGTGGCGGTGCCCGACCGGCTGACGCCGCTGGAGCTCAACCCCCTGCTCACCACCCGGGAGCTGGGCCGCACCCTGCATTGCCACGGCACGCTGGCCTCCACGAACGAGCTGGCGTTCCGGCTCGCCCACGAGGGCGCGGAGCATGGCGAGGTGGTGGTGGCCGAGCAGCAGACGGCCGGCAAGGGGCGGCGGGGCCGGGCGTGGGTGTCTCCGCCGGGGCTCAACCTCTACTTCTCGGCCATCCTGCGGCCGGAGCTGCCCCCGCAGCACGCCCCGGAGCTGACGCTGGTGGCGGCCGTGGCGCTGGCGGAGGCGCTGCGCGAGGCCGGGGCCGAGGCCGCCATCAAGTGGCCCAATGACGTGCAGATCAACGGGCGCAAGGTGGCGGGCATCCTCACGGAGCTGTCCGCCGAGCCCGAGCGCGTGCACTTCGTGGTGCTGGGGGTGGGCGTGAACCTCAACGCCCAGCGGGAGCACTTCCCCGAGGAGCTCCAGGAGACGGCCACCTCGGTGGCCCTGGAGCTCGGCCGGCCGGTCCCCCGGGCCGCCTTCGCCACGGCGCTGTGGCTGCGGCTGGAGGAGTGGCTGGCCCGGCACCAGGAGGCGGGCTTCGGCCCCGTGCGCCAGCGCTGGAAGGAGCTGTCCTGCACGCTGGGCCAGGAGGTGCTGGTGCGCACCGCCCGCCTGGAGTTCCAGGGAAGGGCGGAGGATGTGGATGCGTCGGGGGCCCTGATGGTGCGCACGGCCGGCGGCGTGCTCGAGCGGGTCCTGGCGGGGGATGTGGAGCAGCTGCGGCCCCGGCGCAAGGCGGGCGCCTGAAGCCGCCCCCGCGGACGGCCTTCGCGCTAGAGTAGTGGCGTGATGCTGCTCGCCATCGACGTCGGGAACACGAACACCGTCCTGGGCGTGTTCGAGGGGCGCAGGCTCCTGGCGCACTGGTACCTGGAGACCCGTGCCCGCCGCACCGCCGACGAGTCCGGCGCCCTCGTGCGCCAGCTGTTCGCCGGCAGCGGCATCGACGCGGGCCATGTGTCCGCGGTGATCGTCTCCAGCGTGGTGCCGCCGCTCCAGTCCACCCTGGAGAAGATGAGCGAGACCTACTTCAAGACGGCCCCGGTGTTCGTCGGGCCGGGCGTGAAGACGGGCATGCCCATCCTCTATGACAACCCGCGCCAGGTGGGCGCCGACCGCATCGTCAACGCGGTGGCGGCCTTCGAGAAGCACCACGCCGGGCTCATCGTCGTGGACTTTGGCACGGCGACCACCTTCGACGCGGTGTCGCCCAAGGGCGAGTACCTGGGGGGCGCCATCTGCCCCGGCATCTCCATCTCCATGGAGGCGCTCTTCCAGAATGCCTCCAAGCTGCCCCGGGTGGAGTTCGCCCGGCCCCCGCACGTGGTGGGCCGCAACACGGTGCACGCCATGCAGTCGGGCCTCGTCTACGGCTTCGTGAGCATGGCCGATGGCATGTGCGAGCGCATGCGGGAGGAGCTGGGCTTCCCCGCGAAGATCATCGCCACCGGGGAGATGGCCCCCCTGGTGGCGGGCGAGTCGAAGGTCATCCAGGAAGTGGACGAGCTCCTCATGCTCGAGGGGCTGCGCATCATTTACGGAAGGAACTACGCGACATGACCACTGCTGCCCCTGTTCCCGAGGCCCCTCCGGGCTGTCCCTTCAATGCGGAGTTCCTTCCGCCCAACATGCGCAAGCACGTGGATCCGGCCGCGCCGGTGCCCCTGCGGATGATGGCGGCCAAGGGGCTCGTGCCGCTCAACCCCTCGGACATGCTGGGCGTGCTGTACATGCTCACGTTCGACACGGAGCAGGCGGTGCGCGACACGGCGCCCAAGACGGCCGCCGGGCTGCCGGACCGGATTCTGGGCTCCGGGCTCCGGGACGAGGGCGTGCAGGCGCCGGTGCTGGGCTGGTTCCTGGGGCTGCTGCGCGGCAAGGACGTCTACGCGGAGATGCTGGTGCTCAACCCCACCACGCCCGACGAGGCGGTGGCCGACGTGGCGCGGGATTGCAGCCCCAAGGTGGCGGAGATCATCGGCCAGAACCAGCTGCGGCTCCTGCGCCACGAGAACATCATCCGCAACCTCTGCGTCAATGCCCAGGTGGGTGGGGCGCTCATCGACTCGGTGTGTGACTTCGCGGTCCGCAGCGGGCTGATGCTGGCGGACGTTCCGCAGATGCAGGCGGCCCGGGTGCGCCTCTTTGGCCCCCAGGCGGTGGCGGCCCCGCCGGACCCCGGCCCCACGGCCGAGGAGGTGATGCAGGAGTTCAAGGAGGAGGACAAGGCGGAGACCGAGGCGCCCATGGAGGAGGGCAAGCGCATGACGCTCACCCAGCGCATCCTCAAGATGAGCATCTCGGAGAAGATCAAGCTGGCGACGCTGGGGAACAAGGAAGCGCGCTCGGCGCTGATCCGGGACTCGAACAAGCTGGTGTGCACGGCGGTCATCCGCAGCCCCCGCATCACCGATGGCGAGGTGCTGCTGTCCGCCGGCAACAAGGCCGCGAACGACGAGGTGCTGCGCGTCATCTACGGCAACCGGGAGTGGACGAAGAACCTGAAGATCAAGCTGGCCCTGGTGAAGAACCCCAAGGTGCCGCTCACGGTG containing:
- a CDS encoding biotin--[acetyl-CoA-carboxylase] ligase; translated protein: MPETSETQEELILGFLLEGGEDFTSGEALSSKLGLSRTAVWKHVEGLRGKGYRIEAIPARGYRLVAVPDRLTPLELNPLLTTRELGRTLHCHGTLASTNELAFRLAHEGAEHGEVVVAEQQTAGKGRRGRAWVSPPGLNLYFSAILRPELPPQHAPELTLVAAVALAEALREAGAEAAIKWPNDVQINGRKVAGILTELSAEPERVHFVVLGVGVNLNAQREHFPEELQETATSVALELGRPVPRAAFATALWLRLEEWLARHQEAGFGPVRQRWKELSCTLGQEVLVRTARLEFQGRAEDVDASGALMVRTAGGVLERVLAGDVEQLRPRRKAGA
- a CDS encoding type III pantothenate kinase, which codes for MLLAIDVGNTNTVLGVFEGRRLLAHWYLETRARRTADESGALVRQLFAGSGIDAGHVSAVIVSSVVPPLQSTLEKMSETYFKTAPVFVGPGVKTGMPILYDNPRQVGADRIVNAVAAFEKHHAGLIVVDFGTATTFDAVSPKGEYLGGAICPGISISMEALFQNASKLPRVEFARPPHVVGRNTVHAMQSGLVYGFVSMADGMCERMREELGFPAKIIATGEMAPLVAGESKVIQEVDELLMLEGLRIIYGRNYAT